A genome region from Methanoculleus thermophilus includes the following:
- a CDS encoding PH domain-containing protein, whose amino-acid sequence MTEHMVVPGEKIRCHPSIIVERSLSGVVLLAFLVTRFEGTPVAAVLLAAIVALLLFYYRQWKLTTIRFNEAEIVVERDTLFKMKKTLPYTKIASVNVNRGIINRLFGTSRLQININSGSSATVPEAVLTFRRDLADELRSTISEHLYGQEIAPDEDKAVEPLVSFSPVDVIIHGLFSVSTYQTFVGSLFLAYSVFELYTSMGTGFGADGKALISLLIFVAVQVGPSISLILRYYNYRVYRRGETIYLEHGLLRTYKTSFEVSRVNAIRVKQTLIARLMHRSCIEAEVVGLASGSGESLRPILCLLKDDATQQRLLEELVPEFVDGHARERQPEEAKGVLLVRAAIASLVLVLAAAYPSVYVYRETAAIPGIAGTVLPFALPLATAAAALAICYATYVSYRVTEFGTGADLFSFVNGAVDRETVVMNYDKVQMVRITQGPVARLFGVARGRVYLLSAVGGASVSSGYFAGSRLAAIGETVMERIASGEYDWRKNSV is encoded by the coding sequence GTGACTGAACATATGGTCGTGCCCGGCGAGAAGATCAGATGCCACCCAAGCATCATCGTGGAGAGGTCGCTCTCGGGAGTCGTGCTCCTCGCGTTCCTCGTTACACGGTTTGAAGGGACTCCAGTAGCGGCCGTCCTTTTGGCCGCAATCGTCGCGCTGCTGCTCTTTTACTACAGACAGTGGAAGCTGACGACAATCCGGTTCAATGAAGCAGAGATCGTAGTGGAGAGGGACACTCTCTTTAAGATGAAGAAGACCCTCCCCTATACAAAGATTGCATCGGTCAACGTGAACCGGGGCATCATAAACAGGCTCTTTGGAACCTCGAGGCTGCAGATCAACATCAACTCCGGCAGCAGCGCAACAGTCCCGGAAGCGGTCCTGACGTTTCGCCGGGATCTGGCGGACGAGTTGCGGTCCACGATATCGGAGCATCTCTACGGCCAGGAGATCGCACCGGACGAGGACAAGGCAGTTGAGCCCCTCGTATCCTTCTCACCGGTGGATGTGATCATCCACGGCCTCTTCAGCGTCTCGACCTACCAGACCTTCGTCGGCTCGCTCTTCCTGGCTTACTCGGTCTTTGAACTGTATACCTCTATGGGCACGGGGTTTGGGGCCGACGGTAAGGCTCTCATCTCCCTGCTGATCTTCGTTGCGGTCCAGGTAGGACCGTCGATATCGCTCATACTCCGCTATTACAACTACCGGGTCTACCGCCGGGGCGAGACGATATACCTGGAGCACGGTCTGCTCCGAACCTACAAGACATCGTTTGAAGTCTCGAGGGTCAATGCCATCCGGGTAAAACAGACGCTTATCGCCAGGCTCATGCACCGGTCGTGCATTGAGGCCGAAGTAGTGGGGCTCGCGTCTGGGAGCGGGGAGAGCCTCCGTCCCATCCTCTGTCTCTTGAAGGACGATGCGACGCAGCAGCGGCTCCTTGAGGAACTGGTGCCGGAGTTCGTGGACGGCCACGCCCGGGAGCGCCAGCCGGAGGAGGCAAAGGGCGTCCTCCTGGTCCGGGCCGCCATAGCCTCGCTCGTGCTCGTCCTGGCGGCGGCCTACCCGTCGGTCTACGTCTACCGCGAGACGGCGGCGATCCCCGGGATCGCCGGAACAGTCCTCCCGTTCGCCCTGCCGCTCGCGACGGCGGCCGCGGCCCTCGCGATATGCTACGCGACGTACGTCTCGTACCGGGTCACGGAGTTCGGCACCGGCGCCGACCTCTTTTCGTTCGTGAACGGCGCCGTCGACCGCGAGACGGTCGTGATGAACTACGACAAGGTGCAGATGGTCCGGATAACACAGGGCCCGGTCGCCCGGCTCTTCGGCGTCGCCCGGGGGAGGGTCTACCTGCTCTCGGCGGTCGGGGGAGCGAGCGTCTCGTCGGGGTATTTCGCCGGGAGCCGGCTCGCCGCCATCGGGGAGACCGTCATGGAGCGGATCGCGAGCGGGGAGTACGATTGGCGGAAGAACAGTGTCTGA
- a CDS encoding PH domain-containing protein encodes MTYPGLVSRRTPADEGSPASGTNSAANGYRRLNWKCMLSMYIGHATLYLLLLAAYILVRSHAQGFLGFYYEPVMYAFTVLLAIVLVYTMAAPPVFYVRYRYRITDDRIDVRSGVLVLRHILVPIERVHQVEISRGPINSILGLAEVTITTAGGVATLSYLEVEEAERVAELLNSLVGRMLRERLSATPASLSGPAGD; translated from the coding sequence ATGACGTATCCCGGCTTGGTGAGCAGACGAACTCCAGCCGATGAGGGATCCCCGGCTTCCGGGACGAATTCAGCCGCGAACGGTTACCGGCGGCTGAACTGGAAGTGCATGCTCTCGATGTACATCGGTCATGCCACACTGTATCTCCTCCTCCTTGCAGCCTATATCCTTGTGAGATCCCATGCGCAGGGGTTCTTGGGCTTTTATTATGAGCCCGTCATGTATGCCTTTACCGTGCTCCTTGCGATCGTCCTGGTCTACACGATGGCGGCTCCGCCGGTCTTCTACGTCCGCTACCGCTACCGGATCACCGACGACCGGATTGACGTGCGCTCAGGGGTCCTCGTGCTGCGCCACATCCTGGTGCCGATCGAGCGGGTGCACCAGGTGGAGATCTCTCGAGGCCCGATCAACAGCATCCTTGGCCTTGCGGAGGTCACCATAACCACCGCCGGCGGCGTTGCAACGTTGAGTTACCTCGAGGTCGAAGAGGCGGAGCGGGTTGCTGAACTGTTAAACAGCCTGGTTGGAAGGATGCTCAGGGAGAGACTATCGGCGACCCCGGCCTCGCTCTCCGGGCCTGCAGGTGACTGA